The following coding sequences are from one Phycisphaeraceae bacterium window:
- a CDS encoding chloride channel protein translates to MGRTGAQTESSSGPSERGEMMRTLALSVLIGAGTGIIGTLFHRSVDACESLRGWLLDRLHAGEGAAWVGGFGWAVLPAIGLAAGCGIGLMVTRLAPDSGGSGIPAIKEILAGTRRVMSRLMIPVKFIGGAVGIGLGLSAGREGPTIQMGAGLAHVLGGRLADDAVVRRTLLAGGAGAGLTAAFGAPLAGFIFVVEELRVPLRRGVFVGVLAATIASGAACRAMGGSVYFETPEVAAIPLSAWPAVVLVGIAAGLVGVAYSGTVLAGVRLARQSRLAPAWMLPGLAAGVMGLVAWYSPALVGDGHGFTQSLLQPGGVGRAAWVLLVMLAARLVLTAMTYSSGTPGGLFAPILALGAMLGQGVWVLADSSGAGGVWGFAGADGRSLAMVAMAAIFAGSIRSTITGVVLMVEMTGCWALIPAMSAASLSAHVVAMLLRSEPVYDSLMEMDLAADRAAGGARA, encoded by the coding sequence GTGGGTCGGACAGGTGCACAGACCGAGTCGTCGTCGGGCCCGTCCGAGCGCGGCGAGATGATGCGCACGCTGGCGCTGTCGGTGCTGATCGGGGCGGGCACCGGCATCATCGGGACGCTGTTCCACAGGAGCGTGGATGCGTGCGAGAGCCTCCGGGGGTGGCTGCTCGATCGGCTGCACGCGGGCGAGGGGGCGGCCTGGGTCGGTGGATTCGGCTGGGCCGTGCTGCCGGCGATCGGGCTTGCCGCGGGGTGTGGGATCGGGTTGATGGTGACGCGGCTGGCGCCGGATTCGGGTGGAAGCGGGATCCCGGCGATCAAGGAGATCCTGGCGGGGACCCGGCGGGTGATGTCACGGCTGATGATCCCGGTGAAGTTCATCGGGGGGGCGGTCGGGATCGGGCTCGGACTGTCGGCCGGGCGGGAGGGGCCGACGATCCAGATGGGGGCCGGGCTGGCGCACGTCCTGGGCGGACGTCTGGCCGATGACGCTGTGGTGCGGCGAACCCTGCTGGCCGGTGGGGCGGGGGCTGGGCTGACGGCGGCGTTCGGGGCGCCGCTGGCGGGGTTCATCTTCGTGGTGGAAGAGCTGCGGGTGCCGCTGCGTCGGGGTGTGTTTGTCGGGGTGCTGGCGGCGACGATTGCCTCGGGTGCGGCCTGCCGCGCAATGGGTGGGTCGGTGTACTTCGAGACGCCAGAGGTCGCGGCGATTCCGCTGTCGGCGTGGCCGGCGGTGGTGCTGGTGGGGATCGCCGCGGGGCTTGTGGGCGTGGCGTACTCGGGGACGGTCCTGGCGGGCGTGCGGCTGGCGAGACAATCGCGGCTGGCGCCGGCGTGGATGCTGCCGGGGCTCGCCGCGGGAGTGATGGGGCTGGTGGCGTGGTATTCGCCGGCGCTGGTGGGCGACGGGCACGGGTTTACGCAGTCGCTGCTGCAGCCCGGCGGTGTGGGGCGGGCGGCGTGGGTGCTGCTGGTGATGCTGGCGGCGCGGCTGGTCTTGACGGCGATGACCTATTCCTCCGGGACGCCGGGAGGGCTCTTCGCGCCGATCCTGGCCTTGGGGGCGATGCTGGGACAGGGAGTGTGGGTGCTCGCGGACTCGTCGGGGGCTGGGGGGGTGTGGGGGTTTGCGGGGGCCGATGGACGCTCGCTGGCGATGGTGGCGATGGCGGCGATCTTCGCCGGTTCGATCAGGAGCACGATCACGGGGGTGGTGCTGATGGTGGAGATGACGGGGTGCTGGGCGCTGATCCCGGCGATGAGCGCGGCGTCGCTGTCAGCGCACGTGGTGGCGATGCTGCTGCGGAGCGAGCCGGTGTACGACTCGTTGATGGAGATGGACCTTGCCGCGGATCGCGCGGCGGGCGGGGCCCGGGCGTAG
- a CDS encoding class I mannose-6-phosphate isomerase has product MSRPYPLMFEPMYFEKVWGGRALGRLGKSIPAGKAIGESWEVADLSVTSASGAGGGSARSVIANGPMKGATLHDALEVWEDGLLGRTPATREGNFPLLVKFLDARENLSVQVHPSAAYAESNSGAFLKTESWYILDAEPGAVIYKGVKRGVTREVYARHIADGSVVDDMVAIPAVVGECHNLPSGTVHALGAGVLVAEVQTPSDTTFRVFDWGRKGRELHVDEALACIDFGPAPAATRYSPGEGFSRLVTTEYFTIDEARPAEGSGLGAGEEGVCSVLTVLAGSCDLVSRGGGFEAITAVAGMTLMIPAGIAGTAEVVSRGKGTTLLRASLV; this is encoded by the coding sequence ATGAGCCGTCCGTATCCGCTGATGTTCGAGCCGATGTACTTCGAGAAGGTCTGGGGCGGCCGGGCGCTGGGGAGGCTGGGCAAGTCGATCCCGGCGGGGAAGGCGATCGGCGAGTCGTGGGAGGTGGCGGATCTCTCGGTGACGAGCGCTTCGGGGGCGGGCGGCGGGTCGGCGAGGTCGGTGATCGCGAACGGGCCGATGAAGGGAGCGACGCTGCATGACGCGCTCGAGGTGTGGGAGGACGGGCTGCTCGGGCGGACCCCGGCGACGAGGGAGGGGAACTTCCCGCTGCTGGTGAAGTTCCTCGACGCGAGGGAGAACCTGTCGGTGCAGGTGCACCCGTCGGCGGCGTATGCGGAGAGCAACAGCGGGGCGTTTCTCAAGACCGAGTCGTGGTACATCCTCGACGCGGAGCCGGGGGCGGTGATCTACAAGGGCGTGAAGCGCGGGGTGACACGGGAGGTGTACGCGCGGCACATCGCGGACGGATCGGTGGTAGACGACATGGTCGCCATCCCGGCGGTGGTCGGAGAGTGCCACAACCTGCCGAGCGGGACGGTGCATGCGCTGGGGGCGGGGGTGCTGGTCGCGGAGGTGCAGACACCGAGCGACACGACGTTCCGGGTGTTCGACTGGGGAAGAAAGGGGCGGGAGTTGCACGTCGACGAGGCGCTCGCGTGCATCGATTTCGGGCCCGCGCCGGCGGCGACGAGGTATTCGCCCGGAGAGGGCTTCTCGCGGCTGGTGACGACGGAGTACTTCACGATCGATGAGGCCCGGCCCGCCGAGGGGAGCGGGCTGGGGGCAGGTGAGGAAGGGGTGTGCAGCGTGCTGACGGTGCTCGCGGGGTCGTGCGACCTGGTCAGCCGGGGCGGCGGGTTTGAGGCGATCACCGCCGTGGCGGGGATGACGCTCATGATTCCGGCGGGGATCGCAGGGACCGCGGAGGTGGTCAGCCGCGGGAAAGGGACGACGCTGTTGCGGGCGTCGCTGGTGTGA
- a CDS encoding TRAM domain-containing protein, producing MSSPDQSPGLYPIEAAQRQRAAMLRAFRLVFVAIFVSVAFLSIVPLTPISDQRAAIERQNAWPLVLTVSLFLAAVVMLIDIFTPNKKISTLLSIFLGLLAGMLGAVAMGYLIDQLVFLYDIQAPWLIQTVKLLIAICLIYLGVVTVLQTQDDFRLVIPYVEFAKQVRGPKPLVLDTSVLIDARIVDLGGTGLLQAPVVIPHFVVSELQLLADSSDRLRRTKGRRGLDVVTKLQRTPLDLTIDETPIAGKSVDQMLIELARRIPGTIITTDTGLARVARIQGVTTLNLNDVANALKPALIPGEALTVHLVKPGEQPGQGIGYLDDGTMIVVEGAADLIGDDVQVEVTSSLQTSAGRLIFARPAHHDAAPAPAPAAEPHAPSSEPAPPPAHAPAADPAPEPTNGPTFPPRPGPFPPKAPSRSNPGRNPRR from the coding sequence GTGAGCAGCCCCGACCAAAGCCCCGGTCTGTACCCCATCGAGGCCGCCCAGCGGCAACGCGCGGCCATGCTCCGCGCATTCCGCCTTGTCTTCGTTGCCATTTTCGTCTCAGTCGCCTTCCTCTCCATCGTCCCGCTCACCCCGATCTCGGACCAGCGCGCCGCCATCGAACGCCAGAACGCGTGGCCCCTCGTCCTCACCGTCTCGCTCTTCCTCGCCGCGGTCGTGATGCTCATCGACATCTTCACGCCCAACAAGAAGATCTCGACGCTCCTGTCGATCTTCCTCGGCCTGCTCGCCGGAATGCTCGGTGCCGTCGCGATGGGCTACCTGATCGATCAGCTCGTCTTCCTCTACGACATCCAGGCCCCCTGGCTCATCCAGACCGTCAAACTCCTCATCGCCATCTGCCTGATCTACCTCGGGGTCGTCACCGTCCTCCAGACCCAGGACGACTTCCGCCTAGTCATCCCCTACGTCGAGTTCGCCAAGCAGGTCCGCGGCCCCAAGCCCCTGGTGCTCGATACCTCCGTCCTCATCGACGCCCGCATCGTCGACCTCGGCGGCACGGGCCTCCTCCAGGCCCCGGTGGTCATCCCGCACTTTGTCGTCTCCGAACTCCAACTCCTCGCCGATTCATCCGATCGCCTGCGGCGAACCAAGGGCCGGCGCGGCCTCGATGTTGTCACCAAACTGCAGCGCACCCCTCTCGATCTCACGATCGACGAGACCCCCATCGCCGGAAAATCCGTCGACCAGATGCTCATCGAACTCGCCCGCCGCATCCCCGGCACCATCATCACCACTGACACCGGCCTCGCCCGCGTCGCTCGCATCCAGGGCGTCACCACGCTGAACCTCAACGATGTCGCCAACGCCCTCAAGCCCGCCCTCATCCCCGGAGAGGCTCTCACTGTTCATCTCGTCAAGCCCGGCGAGCAGCCCGGGCAGGGCATCGGCTACCTCGATGACGGCACGATGATCGTCGTCGAAGGCGCGGCCGACCTGATCGGCGACGATGTCCAGGTCGAGGTCACCTCCAGCCTCCAGACCTCCGCCGGCCGGCTCATCTTCGCCCGCCCCGCGCACCACGACGCCGCCCCAGCACCGGCCCCCGCGGCCGAGCCCCACGCGCCGTCCTCCGAGCCCGCACCGCCGCCCGCGCACGCCCCCGCCGCCGACCCAGCGCCCGAACCGACCAACGGCCCCACGTTCCCGCCGCGCCCCGGGCCCTTCCCGCCAAAGGCCCCGTCGCGTTCCAACCCCGGCCGCAACCCGCGCCGCTAA
- a CDS encoding amidohydrolase family protein: protein MNHPRHFLAGLVALFVAASAHAQDLTRRAPPQAEPIAIINAVVHPGDGPIVGNAGNGWILFDRGVIADVGEGEPRFAANVRVIDASGLHAFPGLVSPYTQLGLTEIQSVRASNDLSEAGSVSPEACAVLSVNPDSTLLPVTRSNGVLAAGVFPTGGVIPGRAGVIRLEGWTPEDMTVEKDIGVVVAWPYMRSVRAPWMDKSDDDQAKDIRRNVDAIDSAFSQARAYGVARAADSSLPVDIRWDAMLPALPAAGPAQKRVYIEANDYDQIVAAVAFAARNSLKCVIIGGRDAPMCAELLKRHAVPVIVTGTFRFPKRDDSPYDDAFTLPARLEQAGILWSLAGGDDTAHERNLPYAAAIAVAYSGGALSSQAALKAITRSAAEILGVSDRLGTLAKGKEATLFLADGDILEVATNVKRAFIAGRDIDLTNKQTELEKKYREKYRPVLGSPETASTQSPPAASPTPARVTR from the coding sequence GTGAACCACCCCCGACACTTCCTCGCCGGACTCGTTGCCCTCTTCGTCGCCGCGTCCGCGCACGCCCAGGACCTCACCCGGCGAGCCCCGCCCCAGGCCGAGCCCATCGCCATCATCAACGCCGTCGTTCACCCAGGCGACGGTCCCATCGTTGGCAACGCCGGTAATGGCTGGATCCTCTTCGACCGCGGCGTCATCGCCGACGTTGGCGAGGGCGAGCCGCGGTTCGCGGCGAACGTCCGCGTCATCGACGCCTCCGGCCTGCACGCGTTCCCCGGCCTGGTCAGCCCGTACACCCAGCTCGGCCTCACCGAGATCCAGTCGGTGCGAGCCTCCAACGATCTCTCCGAGGCCGGCTCGGTCTCCCCCGAGGCCTGCGCCGTTCTCTCGGTGAATCCGGACTCCACCCTTCTCCCAGTCACCCGATCCAACGGCGTCCTCGCCGCCGGCGTCTTTCCCACCGGCGGCGTCATCCCCGGCCGCGCCGGCGTCATCCGACTCGAGGGGTGGACCCCCGAGGACATGACCGTGGAGAAGGACATCGGCGTCGTCGTCGCATGGCCCTACATGCGGTCGGTCCGAGCTCCATGGATGGACAAGTCCGACGACGACCAGGCCAAGGACATCCGCCGAAACGTCGATGCGATCGACTCGGCCTTCTCCCAGGCCCGCGCCTACGGCGTCGCCCGCGCGGCGGACTCCTCGCTCCCCGTCGATATCCGCTGGGACGCCATGCTCCCTGCCCTCCCCGCAGCGGGCCCCGCCCAGAAGCGGGTCTATATCGAGGCGAACGACTACGACCAGATCGTCGCCGCGGTCGCCTTCGCCGCGCGAAACTCGCTCAAGTGCGTCATCATCGGCGGCCGCGACGCCCCGATGTGCGCCGAACTACTCAAACGCCACGCCGTCCCCGTCATCGTCACGGGCACCTTCCGCTTCCCCAAGCGAGACGACAGCCCCTACGACGACGCTTTCACCCTCCCCGCCCGGCTCGAACAGGCCGGCATCCTCTGGTCCCTCGCCGGGGGCGACGACACGGCCCACGAGCGCAACCTCCCCTACGCCGCGGCCATTGCCGTCGCCTACAGCGGCGGCGCCCTCTCTAGCCAGGCCGCCCTGAAGGCCATCACCCGAAGCGCGGCCGAGATCCTCGGCGTCTCGGACCGCCTCGGCACCCTCGCCAAGGGAAAGGAAGCGACCCTCTTCCTTGCCGACGGAGACATCCTCGAGGTCGCCACGAACGTGAAGCGGGCCTTCATCGCCGGACGCGACATCGACCTCACCAACAAGCAGACCGAACTCGAGAAGAAGTACCGCGAGAAATACCGGCCGGTGTTGGGCTCGCCGGAGACCGCCTCGACCCAGTCCCCGCCCGCCGCCAGCCCGACCCCCGCCCGCGTTACTCGATGA
- a CDS encoding amidohydrolase family protein, protein MPFSFPGAALLAASVACLGLQPGTQLLPPANGPRQIQPGWTALVNATVHPRPGEAIEHATVVFRDGVITDVLRAGPDEAAPGAPAGAAARDATGTHIYAGLIDAFVEVDAPPPDPRSPGLHWSPRVTPQRSALDGAGLDAKTAKQLRDIGFTAAAISPKDGNIRGCGAVVSLAEPAADPSLARPPVYRDRVFQAVSFDTTRGSGERDVARWTGYPDSEMGAIALLRQTLIDADWFAAISPTDRTAAGDQAPSCLLAIAPGDAAPPLLFDVDNELQVLRAAKVASEFNRPLIIAGSGTEFRRLAAITEANPAIILPLLYPEAPKVSSIGAADEVSLRDLMTWEQAPTNPRRLAAAGLPIALTTSKVPDKRGGRGKFPENLRTAIRDGLTEDDALAMLTTTPARLLGVDSRMGTIEPGKAANLVVADGPLFDKKTKLHEVWIDGRRHEITPRPSPFEGSWAVILEPGPKTPGRIAWNIDKDGSLELVKSVDGEKDVKVKARDVKTDDDAGGEGRISFVFDHEPFGAPGVFTITGLLERQADSNPSIRGEGLRADGEPFTWSAVPQPAPAADASGNKPDADKTEDDDTPASTVPDALVLPFGACGLDQPSPQRMVLFTNATIWTSGSLGIIPNGAVLISGGKILYVGDDAGLQRFLSTVRLTSDPERIDLAGRHITPGIIDCHSHTGLSGGTNEAGQAVTAEVRVQDITNPDSINWYRQLAGGVTTVNNLHGSANPIGGQNCVNKIRWGVSSPDQMHFEGATPGIKFALGENVKQSNSDRATTRYPKSRMGVEAIIRDRFTVAREYARQAAAANGAAAFHRDLELEALAEILQGRRLVHCHSYRQDEILMLARLAAEFGFRLGTYQHNLEGYKVADAVRESAIGASLFADWWAYKVEVQDAIPAAGPIMHDAGVIVSYNSDSDELARRLNVEAAKAIKYGRLSPEQALAFITINPAKQLMIDDRVGSLEPGKDADLAIWSGNPLSSLSRCEATWVDGRELFSLSLDRRLRERDAAERQRLVQKALAQAPKKKKPAADKPDSKDKPDAAPADAPVPSDVAARSGRSPLLMEMLRRSQDQRRELYLDMLRRGIDPESARCGDCGELMTSEGALR, encoded by the coding sequence ATGCCATTTTCCTTCCCAGGCGCCGCCCTGCTCGCGGCCAGCGTTGCGTGCCTCGGCCTGCAGCCCGGCACGCAGTTGCTTCCACCTGCCAACGGACCGCGCCAGATCCAGCCCGGGTGGACCGCTCTGGTCAATGCCACCGTCCACCCCCGCCCCGGTGAGGCCATCGAACACGCCACCGTCGTCTTCCGCGACGGCGTCATTACCGACGTGCTCCGCGCCGGGCCGGATGAAGCGGCCCCGGGCGCTCCTGCCGGTGCCGCCGCGCGAGACGCCACGGGCACCCACATCTACGCCGGCCTGATCGACGCCTTCGTCGAGGTCGATGCGCCGCCGCCCGATCCCCGCTCACCCGGTCTCCACTGGAGCCCGCGCGTGACCCCCCAGCGGTCAGCGCTCGACGGCGCCGGACTGGACGCCAAGACCGCCAAGCAACTCCGCGACATCGGCTTCACCGCCGCCGCCATCTCCCCCAAGGACGGCAACATCCGCGGCTGTGGCGCCGTCGTCTCTCTGGCCGAGCCCGCCGCCGATCCAAGCCTGGCCCGGCCGCCCGTCTACCGCGACCGCGTCTTCCAGGCCGTTTCGTTCGACACCACCCGCGGCTCTGGCGAGCGGGACGTCGCGCGCTGGACCGGCTACCCAGATTCCGAGATGGGCGCCATCGCCCTCCTCCGTCAGACGCTTATCGACGCGGACTGGTTCGCCGCCATCTCACCCACCGATCGGACCGCCGCGGGAGACCAGGCGCCCTCCTGTCTCCTTGCCATCGCCCCCGGCGATGCTGCGCCGCCCCTGCTCTTCGATGTCGACAACGAACTCCAGGTCCTCCGCGCCGCCAAGGTGGCCTCCGAGTTCAACCGTCCGCTGATCATCGCTGGCTCCGGCACCGAGTTCCGCCGCCTCGCCGCGATCACCGAGGCCAATCCCGCCATCATCTTGCCCCTGCTGTACCCCGAAGCCCCCAAGGTCTCCTCCATTGGCGCCGCCGATGAGGTCTCGCTCCGCGACCTCATGACCTGGGAGCAGGCGCCGACCAACCCTCGCCGGCTCGCCGCCGCGGGGCTCCCGATCGCCCTGACGACCAGCAAGGTCCCCGACAAGCGAGGCGGACGCGGCAAGTTCCCCGAGAATCTCCGCACAGCCATTAGGGATGGCCTGACCGAGGACGACGCCCTCGCGATGCTCACGACCACGCCCGCTCGCCTTCTCGGCGTGGACTCACGCATGGGCACCATCGAACCCGGCAAGGCCGCGAATCTCGTCGTCGCCGACGGGCCGCTCTTTGACAAGAAGACCAAGCTCCACGAGGTCTGGATCGACGGCCGCCGGCACGAGATCACCCCAAGGCCCTCGCCCTTCGAGGGATCCTGGGCGGTCATCCTCGAGCCCGGCCCCAAGACGCCCGGTCGCATCGCCTGGAACATCGACAAGGACGGCTCGCTCGAACTGGTCAAGTCCGTCGACGGCGAGAAGGACGTCAAGGTCAAGGCACGCGACGTCAAGACCGACGACGACGCCGGCGGCGAAGGCCGCATCAGTTTCGTCTTCGACCACGAGCCCTTCGGAGCGCCCGGTGTCTTCACGATCACTGGCCTGCTGGAGCGTCAAGCCGATTCAAACCCCTCGATCCGCGGCGAAGGCCTCCGTGCCGACGGCGAGCCCTTCACCTGGTCGGCCGTCCCTCAGCCCGCACCGGCCGCCGACGCAAGCGGCAACAAGCCCGACGCTGACAAGACCGAAGACGACGATACCCCGGCATCCACCGTTCCCGATGCCCTGGTCCTCCCCTTCGGCGCCTGCGGCCTCGATCAGCCGTCGCCGCAGCGGATGGTGCTCTTTACCAACGCGACCATCTGGACGTCCGGCTCACTTGGCATCATCCCCAACGGCGCGGTGCTGATCTCAGGCGGCAAGATCCTCTACGTCGGCGACGACGCCGGCCTTCAGCGATTCCTCTCCACCGTGCGGCTCACATCCGACCCCGAGCGGATCGACCTTGCCGGGCGTCACATCACACCCGGCATCATCGACTGCCACTCCCACACCGGTCTCTCCGGCGGCACCAACGAGGCCGGACAGGCGGTCACCGCCGAGGTCCGCGTCCAAGACATCACGAACCCCGATTCGATCAACTGGTACCGCCAGCTCGCCGGCGGCGTTACCACCGTCAACAACCTCCACGGCTCCGCCAACCCGATCGGCGGGCAGAACTGCGTGAACAAGATCCGCTGGGGCGTCTCCTCCCCGGATCAGATGCACTTCGAGGGGGCTACCCCCGGCATCAAGTTCGCCCTCGGTGAGAACGTCAAGCAGTCCAACTCGGATCGCGCCACCACCCGCTACCCCAAGTCGCGAATGGGCGTCGAGGCGATTATCCGCGACCGATTCACCGTCGCCCGCGAGTACGCCCGGCAGGCCGCCGCCGCGAACGGCGCGGCCGCGTTCCACCGCGATCTGGAACTCGAGGCCCTTGCCGAGATCCTCCAGGGCCGGCGCCTGGTGCACTGCCACTCTTACCGCCAGGACGAGATCCTCATGCTCGCCCGGCTCGCCGCCGAGTTCGGCTTCCGCCTCGGCACCTACCAGCACAACCTCGAGGGCTACAAGGTCGCCGACGCGGTCCGCGAGTCCGCGATCGGCGCCTCGCTCTTCGCCGACTGGTGGGCGTACAAAGTCGAGGTGCAGGACGCGATCCCCGCCGCCGGCCCGATCATGCACGACGCCGGCGTCATCGTCTCGTACAACTCCGATTCCGATGAACTCGCTCGCCGGCTCAATGTTGAAGCCGCCAAGGCCATCAAGTACGGCCGCCTCAGCCCCGAGCAGGCCCTCGCCTTCATCACGATCAACCCCGCGAAACAGCTCATGATCGACGACCGTGTCGGCTCCCTGGAGCCCGGCAAGGACGCCGACCTGGCCATCTGGTCCGGCAACCCGCTCTCGTCGTTGTCGCGCTGCGAAGCCACCTGGGTCGATGGCCGCGAGCTCTTCTCGCTCTCACTCGACCGCAGGCTCCGCGAGCGGGACGCCGCCGAACGGCAGCGCCTCGTCCAGAAAGCCCTCGCCCAGGCGCCGAAGAAGAAAAAGCCCGCCGCCGACAAGCCCGACTCCAAGGACAAACCCGACGCCGCACCGGCCGACGCCCCGGTTCCGAGCGATGTCGCCGCCCGATCCGGCCGTTCCCCGCTCCTTATGGAGATGCTCCGCCGCTCCCAGGATCAGCGCCGCGAGCTCTACCTCGACATGCTCCGGCGCGGCATCGACCCCGAATCCGCCCGCTGCGGCGATTGCGGTGAACTCATGACCAGCGAAGGAGCCCTCCGGTGA
- the thpR gene encoding RNA 2',3'-cyclic phosphodiesterase — protein MPGSDSLRLFVAVYPPPEAARSLLAALAAPTIAASLPAHRRTPPEQVHLTLAFLGSVSKRHVAGVTESVERSCSGLPPFSLAPRRLITLPQGQPHRLAAVETDAPPPLLELVTRLTSRLLRNPRPRPADRFLPHLTLCRFNHPVGERPVRSSLDHPLVEPPFAIDRIRLMRSVLLPSGAEHREIAAFPLS, from the coding sequence ATGCCCGGCTCTGATTCTCTACGTCTCTTTGTCGCCGTCTATCCGCCCCCCGAGGCGGCCCGATCGCTCCTCGCCGCCCTCGCCGCTCCGACAATCGCCGCCTCGCTCCCGGCCCACCGCCGCACCCCGCCCGAGCAGGTTCACCTCACGCTCGCCTTTCTCGGCAGCGTCAGCAAGCGACATGTCGCTGGTGTCACGGAGTCCGTCGAACGATCCTGCTCCGGGCTCCCACCGTTTTCTCTCGCCCCGCGCAGGCTCATCACCCTCCCCCAAGGGCAGCCGCACCGGCTGGCCGCCGTCGAGACCGACGCCCCGCCGCCGCTCCTTGAACTGGTCACCCGCCTGACCTCGCGGCTCCTCCGGAATCCCCGCCCGCGACCGGCCGACCGTTTCCTCCCTCACCTGACCCTGTGCCGGTTCAATCACCCGGTCGGCGAGCGCCCGGTTCGTTCTTCGCTCGACCACCCCCTCGTTGAGCCCCCGTTCGCCATCGACCGGATTCGCCTGATGCGCAGTGTCCTGCTCCCCTCGGGGGCCGAACACCGCGAGATCGCGGCCTTCCCCCTCTCCTAG
- a CDS encoding universal stress protein, giving the protein MITRIIVAYDGSEPSRAAFTSALGLAQGLGTRMLAVHLIEPTIGAMLAACPDVGLDPMIPAMPLPPMIMVTEESDIREAQAQMEPLAKAAAAAGVAFESKVEQGTVEDWLLRTATVSDLMVVGMKGRFARSGVGSTTRALVTNASCPVMVHRGEGATPKRLLGVFDGTPRAESAVGLTRSLAAKTGWPTTILAAARGKASLEENVARATALAGTLPVEGLPGGSDAGSPGSAVHESAAIQEAVSAKGGGYLVAGAYANSVFRDLFLRNPTSELLSAQAAGGPVILVHADVVTASA; this is encoded by the coding sequence ATGATCACACGCATCATTGTTGCCTATGACGGGTCGGAACCGTCGCGAGCGGCGTTCACCTCCGCACTGGGGCTGGCGCAGGGGCTGGGGACGAGGATGCTGGCGGTGCACCTGATCGAGCCGACAATCGGCGCGATGCTCGCCGCGTGCCCGGATGTGGGGCTTGACCCGATGATCCCGGCGATGCCGCTGCCACCGATGATTATGGTGACCGAGGAGAGCGACATCCGGGAGGCGCAGGCTCAGATGGAGCCGCTGGCCAAGGCGGCCGCGGCGGCGGGGGTTGCATTCGAGTCGAAGGTCGAGCAGGGGACGGTGGAGGATTGGCTGCTGCGAACGGCGACCGTGAGCGACCTGATGGTGGTCGGGATGAAGGGACGATTCGCGCGAAGCGGGGTGGGCTCGACGACGCGGGCGCTGGTGACCAACGCCTCGTGCCCGGTGATGGTGCACCGGGGTGAGGGTGCGACGCCAAAGCGGTTGCTTGGGGTGTTCGACGGGACACCACGCGCGGAATCAGCGGTGGGGCTGACGAGGTCTCTGGCGGCGAAGACCGGGTGGCCGACGACGATCCTGGCCGCAGCGCGCGGGAAGGCTTCGCTCGAGGAGAACGTGGCCAGGGCGACGGCCTTGGCGGGCACGCTTCCGGTTGAAGGGCTTCCGGGGGGGTCCGATGCGGGTTCGCCGGGTTCGGCGGTGCACGAATCGGCGGCGATTCAGGAGGCGGTCAGCGCGAAGGGGGGCGGGTACCTGGTGGCGGGGGCGTACGCGAACTCGGTCTTCCGCGACCTGTTTCTGCGCAACCCGACGAGCGAACTGCTCTCGGCGCAGGCCGCGGGCGGTCCCGTGATCCTGGTGCACGCGGACGTTGTGACCGCGTCAGCGTGA